From a region of the Thiorhodovibrio winogradskyi genome:
- a CDS encoding 4Fe-4S binding protein yields MAEKISIRMSGLGGQGVVTAAHILGMAAYKDDLQVTTYCEDRDKVTVDQKRCKGCGICITLCTKDAMSVKQVSLNG; encoded by the coding sequence ATGGCTGAGAAAATTTCCATTCGCATGTCCGGCCTGGGCGGTCAGGGTGTCGTCACCGCGGCGCATATCCTGGGCATGGCCGCCTACAAGGATGATCTGCAGGTTACCACCTATTGCGAGGACAGAGACAAGGTAACCGTGGACCAGAAGCGTTGCAAGGGATGCGGCATCTGCATCACCCTGTGCACCAAGGATGCGATGAGCGTGAAACAAGTCAGCCTGAACGGCTAA
- a CDS encoding cytochrome b → MSAETHDPSVNGRPYALIQRLLHWLIALFVILLLMAGLVIGTLGYEGLVERFGNDVTNLMYKTHKTFGVLVLGLMIARLGLRVALGAPDYARALPGWQRIASRVSHWAFYGLLIAMPVVGWLATAAGGYPVEFFNWTLPGLIDRNPELSKALFELHALIGFVLIALILVHAGAALLHWLLWRDGVMHRMALFAKRD, encoded by the coding sequence ATGTCCGCGGAGACCCACGACCCGTCGGTGAACGGCCGACCCTATGCCCTGATCCAGCGCCTGCTGCATTGGCTGATCGCTCTCTTCGTGATCCTGTTGCTGATGGCCGGTTTGGTGATTGGGACGCTCGGCTATGAGGGGCTGGTCGAGCGTTTCGGCAATGATGTGACCAATTTGATGTACAAAACCCATAAGACCTTTGGTGTGCTGGTTCTGGGGTTGATGATCGCGCGACTGGGGCTGCGTGTCGCGCTGGGCGCGCCAGATTACGCCCGCGCATTGCCGGGCTGGCAGCGCATCGCAAGCCGCGTCAGTCATTGGGCGTTCTATGGGTTGTTGATCGCCATGCCGGTTGTTGGCTGGCTCGCGACCGCGGCCGGTGGGTATCCGGTCGAGTTCTTCAATTGGACATTGCCCGGCTTGATCGACAGGAACCCGGAACTCAGCAAGGCCTTGTTCGAGCTCCACGCGCTGATCGGCTTCGTGCTGATCGCTTTGATCCTGGTTCACGCCGGCGCCGCGCTGCTGCATTGGCTCCTCTGGCGCGACGGGGTGATGCACCGCATGGCGTTGTTCGCCAAGCGCGACTGA
- a CDS encoding thiamine pyrophosphate-dependent enzyme codes for MSTRIVSISPAFEDVMPQEYKELVENGPYGKDYKVTDLGKYKELIEEHPLCAGCGLALSLRLVLGSLPSPEDTVIVGSTGCSALVFPQVGLHNVHLLFGNQNAVASGIKRALSLRFPDQVKDVVVVAGDGATADIGLDMVMQSWFRREKIATIMLDNEAYANTGGQESGMSMEGTVMNMVPKGKVFPKADLPRVAEASGCAYVAATSPSRPGKLGKMVRRAILIAREVGSTYVQLLSPCPTNFKTKPSDTLVSIKTREKEKHFKQSEYISDDARSYLSALEEASRHG; via the coding sequence GTGAGTACGCGCATCGTCAGCATCTCGCCCGCGTTCGAGGACGTGATGCCCCAGGAATACAAGGAACTGGTGGAGAACGGCCCGTACGGGAAAGACTACAAGGTCACTGATCTGGGCAAGTACAAGGAACTGATCGAGGAGCATCCGCTGTGCGCCGGCTGCGGGCTGGCGCTGTCGCTGCGGCTGGTGCTCGGCTCGCTGCCGAGCCCCGAGGATACGGTGATCGTTGGCTCCACCGGCTGCAGCGCCCTGGTGTTTCCGCAGGTCGGCCTGCACAACGTCCACTTGCTGTTCGGCAACCAGAACGCCGTGGCGAGCGGCATCAAGCGCGCGCTGAGCCTGCGTTTTCCGGACCAGGTGAAGGATGTGGTCGTGGTTGCCGGCGACGGCGCCACTGCCGACATCGGCCTGGACATGGTCATGCAGTCCTGGTTCCGGCGCGAGAAGATCGCGACCATCATGCTCGACAACGAGGCCTACGCCAACACCGGCGGTCAGGAGAGCGGCATGAGCATGGAAGGGACTGTGATGAACATGGTGCCCAAGGGCAAGGTGTTCCCCAAAGCCGATCTGCCCCGGGTGGCCGAAGCCTCCGGCTGCGCCTATGTGGCCGCGACCTCCCCGTCGCGCCCGGGCAAGCTGGGCAAGATGGTGCGACGCGCCATCCTGATCGCCCGCGAGGTCGGATCCACCTATGTGCAGCTGCTCAGTCCCTGTCCCACCAACTTCAAGACCAAGCCCTCGGACACCTTGGTGTCGATCAAGACCCGGGAAAAGGAGAAGCACTTCAAGCAGTCCGAATACATCTCCGACGACGCCCGGAGTTACTTGAGCGCGCTCGAGGAGGCAAGCAGACATGGCTGA